In Miscanthus floridulus cultivar M001 chromosome 8, ASM1932011v1, whole genome shotgun sequence, the sequence ATTCGTAAACAGGACGTTTTCTTGCAAGATAACTTTCGCCAACAAGTATTGAATGATACGGGCGCAAGGCAGAAAGCAACTCTCTGTGCTGTGGTAGTTGCGGGACTGAAGAAGATTTAATCTGGACACCACAAGGAATTCATGTGTCAGCAACCCTTAGCATCCAGTGATCAATCATGCTACAGCAACGTTCTTAAAAGGCAATTAAATGGCTGAGAACAGAATGAGGATTCGGAGAACATGAGTTAAAGTGCTACTCAGAAATTGTATGCACCAGAACTGTTAGTATACATCATTTTGAATAATAAAAGTTTATTTCAACAATTAGAGAAACTTAAGAATATTGCCAATCCCAGCCTACAAACTCAATATCAGTACAAAGTCAACAGAGTTAGACCTATTTCTTCTAACCATTTACTCCCTGCGTCCCAAAATAAATCTTCATCTCGCATTCCGAGGAGTCAAATAAtcttaattttgaccaaatatatatacaaaaaaataCTAATATCTGTGATACAAGATAAAACATCAATAGATTAATCATGTCATATATTCTCATAAAGTTATTTAGAGATAGaaaatattgatactatttttttataaacctagtcaaagttgagattgGTTGACTTGCAGTCACGCAGATGATTGAACTCCAGAAAGTGACATGGCAATGAGTCTATGTACCTGATTCCTGTTGGCATCAATGACCACGGCATTTGGTAGCCTGTTGAGCACATCAGATGTCTTGTTTTGTACACCCACCTAAAGATGACAACAAGCAGTTAATTCTTCATGGGATATGTACATAAACTCAATTGAAATAGAGAGTGATGAGACAAAACATAATCACATTCACATGTGGAGTATTTTATATCCCTCCCTAATTCCCATCCTCacaagcagcctctccgcagattttgcggggggaaggcttgcctcggtttttcccttccccagaccccactcatgtgggagcctccggcaatGGATCTGCCCTTTTTTTACAaccgctccccccccccccccccccccccaacccacCCACCCACTCAAAAACACAGGCACACGCCACATTGGCACATTGGTCAAAGCAAATAATGTCAACAAGATCAGGAACTCACTATGTATGGAACTGGGGCATCCAGAAAATCCATCATGTCATTAGGCAAAACCTGGAAATCATTGATGGAACAGAATACATGAATCAATAGTAATTATATACCTGACATGAAGGCCAAATttgacaaaaaacaaaaaaaaaaatagtacCGTCATGAGGAGACTATGCCACCGATACGGTCGTATTAGAGGTAAGATGGACAAAACTGAAGCCGATAACATTCCCTGACCGTAAGAAATTGCTTGAGAATGTTAGTGCCAATTTTCAATGGTTTCATCAGCAGACAAAACAAAATTCTTCAAAACTTTATGATTTTCAGGATGTTTTTCTTCCTAATATTCCTCTTTTTATAGATAGACTCATGAAGGGATATTaataaatgaaaacaaaattGAACAAGCAGCCAAACCAGAAGAAAACGAAATTGAATGCTTAAAAAATGCCAAATTGATAAGGCTTGGAACCATACCAGATTAGAACAGACAATAACAATCTGTTTCTCCAGGAGTGCGGCAGCAAAAAGTGTCATTACCTGCCAAAACTATTGTTTCAGAAATTGTACAACAATGTAATGTACCTTTATATAATCTACTTTTTTTTGTTCTGAAACAGATAAAGCACATGCCCAACAATGAAGAAGGCTAGATCACAGATCAcatttcaaaaagaaaaaaaaaagaagacacaATGATCCTGTACAAGGTACTACTACATATTTTTAATGCAGAATTGCTACAAAGGAACAGAAGATAATGTGAAGAAAAAGGCATTACACAACCTGCGTGCTACAGATATACATCAGTCAATTGGAAATGCTCCGTGTTACATTAATCAAAAGAGCATGGTCTCCCAATCACTGTTCCTCGTAAAGCCAGGGCCCTCTTCAATGTTGCAGTTGATGCCATAGTCGGAAATGGGGAGGAAATCTTGTTCTGGACAGATAGATGGTTGGATGGGCATACCATGGCTGAAATAGCGCCTAACTTGTTCGAAACCGTCCAGAAGCGaacagccaaaaggaggactGTGGCTCAAGCACTGCATAATAGAAGCTGGGTTCAAGATATTAAGGGAGCTCGTACAGTAGAGGTCCTGCTTGAATTTCTCCACATTTGGGATATGGTGGATGGCTTTATTTTGCAACCAGAGATTCCAGACCGATATAAATGGAAGTTAACGCAGGATGGTTCTTATAGCAGCAAGTCTGCCTATGCGGCCTTTTTTGTGGGCTCCATCAAGTTCGGTCCGTGGAGAAGAATTTGGAAAACCTGGGCTCCCCCGCGCTGTAAATTTTTCATCTGGTTAGTGGTTCATAACCGGGTTTGGACAGCCGGTCGCCTAGCAAGGAGGAATCTGCCCCATCCAGAGTCCTGCCCTCTATGTGATCAAGTGGACGAAACAATAAACCATTTGCTAGTGGGCTGTGTCTTCGCTCGACAAGTTTGGACCCTGATTTTGCAACAGTTGGGGCTGCTGCAGTTGGCACCACAGCCTACTGTCTCTTGTTTCTCGGGGTGGTGGAAGAGATCGATTGCAGCTGTCCCCAAGGAAGTGTGTAAAGGACTCAACTCCTTGATAATTGTGGTGGAATGGGAGATCTGGAAGCATCGCAACTCTTGTGTCTTTGACAACAAGAGATCAAGTGTTCAGGAAGTCATTAGGGCTGTTAGCTCGGAGGGAGGACTCTGGTGCTCGGCTGGAGCCTCCAAACTCCATGAGCTTGTTCTCAGGTCGCTGCCTACTGGAGCTTAAAGCTCAGAGGCATTTGGTCGCTTCTACAGTTTTTTGTGGCGAGTCTGTAACTTAGTGTCCAGGGTGTGGTGTGTGTGAGTTGGGTCTCTTGACCCGTGTAACATTTTTCTACCTTAATGAAATGACGCGCAGTTCTCCTGcgctgttcgagaaaaaaaaaatcaaaagagcAAAAAAGAAAAAGCTTATGTAGTAACAAGGTTACTAGCTTGCTCTTAGAACACAACAAACAAAAACTGATGCAGCTAATGCGATTGTCAATGTATTGTGTTGAAGTCCATTTTTACAGACGTGTACATCAAATAAAAAATGCAAATATGTTGCAAATGATTTGCATCATCTATCCAAAACTTAAAAAAGGACAATGTTGATTTACTGGACATGAACACCTGTACATTTGAAAGATGATGTTTTCCTTCTAACTAGAGTATCAAGCAAGAGCGATAAAACAACTAATGAGTTTCTAAAAAAGAATTATATCATCTTAGAATAATACGATACTTACATGTTCCAACCTTAGGCATCCACAAATGGATGCCACCGCCCATGTGGATAAAGCAGTCGATTCCTCCTCAGCAAAGAGTGAATTCCGCATCTAGAAAATGGATGTGACATTAAGGCATACTAGTCTTATATTTCAAGACGCTATATGTCATAGCTTCATCACAAGTCCAATCCTCATAATGTGACCATGCATCAACATACCTCAGCAACCTCTAAGCTTGTATCACGTGACCTAAGCTCAATAGTAGAACCAGCAATGTGAAGAACTGTTTCACCTGGCCGGTGAAAACTCAAAGGATGCAAATGCTCCAATGGATGAAAAGTAAGTGATGAACCCCTAGCAGGACACTGTAACTGGTAGTATTGACAGACAACTTGCAAAGAACCATATTTTTTTGCCTGGATAAAACATTTAAGTTAACAAACAAAACAAAGACACAAAACAAGGAAAATGAAGCAGTTGTGCCTGAGTTCATGCATAAACCTTAGCCCACTGCAGTATGTTGTTGTGTCTAACTAAGTCTCCATCACCAATGGAAGATGGCTCCTCTGAATCCGATTCCTGGGTGTCGAAATTTCTGCCTTCAGAAGGAGAACCCTGTGAACTGCAGCAAAAGATGGTAACTATTTTGTGACTCTAATCAGGCATTGGTGATCATGTACACTAAGCATTACAAATGATGATTGTTTTTAGCTATGGTCAACAGCCAACATCAAAAGTAATCAAGTAAAAGGATGATTTCAATCAGATTTAGAATTCAAGAAGCAGCACAATACATCTATGTCAACCTTCACTAGTATTTAACGtcgggtgtgtgtgtgtgggtggggggggggggctgggggTTCAGTGTTGACAGGACACCGAGTGCTAAGGTGAGGAAAAAGGTAAAGCATTTCTCACAAACATGAGTGAACAAATAAACTCATACAGTGATAACATACCAGGACTGATTTGTGGGCATAGCATACCTTGGAGATGATTCACAATCTTCACAAAGGCGAGATCGCATAAGTGGTAAAATAGTATCAGTAATGAAGAGATCAAGCTCCTCATCATCCACATTTCCCTTCGGAGAATCATCACAGTTCTTTGCACCAGATTCATCCTGGATACCTGATGCAGAATCAAGTtcatgatgcttaactccagacTCACCAGATGATGTATCTTCGGGAACAAAATGATCAGACACTTCAGAAACATCACAACAAGTGACAATTTCTCTTTTAAGATCACTCTGCTCTTTATCACAAGAACTATTTTGCTGTTGTTCTTTAGAAACAAAGTCAAGCTGGTTCTCTCTACACCCAGAACTGCTATCAGTGTCAGACAGCTCCTTTGATGAAACTCCCATGCTAGATTCAGATGATTTATCCACATCAGTTGTGTTACTATCTAAATACTGTTTCTGTGCTGTAACTTCAGTTCCTTCACAGATATCGTTCTCACAGGATTCCTCAAGCGATAAGGAAGTTAGCATGCTAACACCATCTGTGAGCCACTCGAGACGTTCTTCCATAAGAATACTGCATAAGAAAATAGTACATCAATAGTGAGACTGGTAGCATCAAAACTTCCAGGATTAGCACACAACTCTATGCAACTAAAATAAATTACAAGCGTCAGCTGTCAGTGCACTGCACACTAGCCTAAAGCTAAATATAAACACAAATTAGATGTTTGTATAGGTGTCAGAATTCAGATACAATGAATACGGTAAGTCAAAAAGATAGCAATATGATGATTTCACAAAAAAAAGTACCTCTGCAACACCCCAAAATGCAGTTCAAAGAACGGAAGCCTGGACAGGATGCAATAACACCGGGGCGTAGTTATCACGTATCGACTCCGGCGTGGAAAGATGGGTTTGTCATTCATGAGCATCGATACCAACTTTGATGGTCTCTGTACGATCTCTTCAACCAGCACACAGCATCCATATAATGCAGAGTTATCAGCGACCTGCAATCTCTCAATCATAAGCCACCTGGTACAGCAAAAGGATGCAGTAGGGAAAGATGTATATGTATACCTGTAGGCGGAACACAAATGATTGGTTGCTTTCTTTAAGCTGTTCCTGAAatggataataataataaagattATAAGACTTGCACACAAAAAAGGACCAGATGATGGCTTCTTGCAGGTAGAACTAATGAGATGAGTTCTATGGCAGAGGAAGTAAATCAACTGAGCTTTTGAATTACTATGGTCTCAGAAGTAAATAATGAATTTGTCAGCTAAAGAGATATCTACTGATTGAAGCAAAACAAAGTCACAGACATAGCGGAGTAACAGTCACCTGTCCCAGGAGAATTTCATTCAGCTCACTGAATGAAGGAGTACGTTCGACAGCATGAACCTAGTAGACAAATATAAACATCGGTAAATTGTCCAATAGCTTAACAAGAAAGGTAAAATTGAAAACATGTTAGACAGGAAACTAAACAGACTCTTGACTTAACTAGTTCCTCCTACGGCTTAGTCTGATACTGATAGCATATAGCAATACACTGCCAATAGCTACTTCATACAAAAAAAGAACACCTGAAGGTATGATCCCATCTATCGTGTAACTCGTGTTCAATAACTATTGGAAAACACCATAAGCTCGTTTATGCTCATTGATCAACCTTTATATCCTCAAGAAGTTTTTGCATTTCTATATATAATTGCAATATTATGTAGACGACTGCTATTATGTCACTCCTTGCCTTACATATGATAACCTTAACCAGATGGCAAATTCTAATAATATTAACTGAAACAAACTGTTTGGAGGGAACACCAATAATGTAGGTATGCTACATTAATTTGGTCCGGGGAATCACTCAACTTGTAGGCCATGAGAAACATGAAGTACAAACTGCTACGAAATGCATGCAGGATATAATACAGGAGAAACGGAAGCTGTATCAAAGATCCAAGAACCCAATGCATAATCTTTATTTAACGAACAACACCCGATGTGTGTGTTTCTATTGATATAGAAGAAGACAATATAATAACATGGCCCTGAGAGACCATAATCAAGcaactaaaaagaaaaaaaaaacacaaccaaacaacaaacagcaTGTCGCATGCAGGCAACTGCACCATCCACCACATTTCCAACCGCAGGAAAGCAGCCCAGCACTGAACTGGACGCCGCTCTGCATGACCGTCCGCCACTAGGCAAAAACGAATGAGCCGCAAGAGCCCCACACGTTTCCAACAATGCCAAGCCACATACCACAACATGGACTCCCGGATGCCAGCTCGCCAAGGAGTGCAGAGAGGGAGGGCGAGAGAGAATAAGGATCCACTTCTCTCCCGCACAAACCCACTGTCGACAGGACAACCAAAAGCACCACCGCCACCGTGGATGGCGCCGATGGCAAGGTGGAAAGGTGACTGGAATGAGACCCCACAAAGGTGACGCCTCTGGAATACAACGCCAAGAAAGACACCACCGTCGCCCACCCAAGAAACCTGGACAGCACCAAGGGCTTGTATAAACTCGATCCGTTCCAATACGTATGGATTGAAGGGGTTTGCTACGTTTCCAAACAAGCCCCAAGGGGGATGGTGGTGCCTCGACAACGCCCCAAAGGGAGAAACTCAGTGCTCACAAGCATCGCCAACCTGGACACCACCACTGCCTTGCTGCCACAGCAACGACTCCAACCACGgaatccaccaccaccaaacAACCAACACAGCACGCGGTGATGCGGATGCCATTACACCGCTGTAACCGCATTAAAAGCTGCAACCAACAAGCATGGAAGCCAACACCGCGCCACCACACACTGCCAACCCCAACGCCACCACGACCTCATGCGCGGCTCCCTTTGTCGCCACTGCGTCACCACGAGCAGGCACCTTTGCCGGTGAACTCTCCACATCGCCCCAGCCGCCACTGATGTGTCCATCACCCACATCATGGCCATGAGCCACAGCACCAGCCATACCGGTGACCGCCACAACCGCAGCCACAAAACCACAGCAGCACACTCAACTGCGCCGCCCATgtcgatgccgccgccgccgctgaggcCGAAGAAACGGATGGGTCCGGACGCCGGCTCACCGGATCCACCCTTCCCCAGCGAGGATGTGGCACACCATGCCACTGCCGCCTTCCAGGTCACTGGGGTGGGGCAAGCGCTCCCCAACGAACGCCCAGCTGTGAAGACCCCGCCACCACCATCCTCGCGGACCTTCAGCGGCTCCCTCGGGCAAGGGTGACACAAGAGAAGGAAGGGCAGCTGGGTGGGTGGCGGCACGCTGGTCACCGCCTGTGTTGCCCAGTGTCCCCTCAAACTTTTCTTTTTCACCCCATTCTGTTAAGCTCCCTTTTTAGGGAATCTACAACTGGCCTGAATACTCGGGGTGGGTGTACAGCCCAATGCAtaggacgtacccagtgcagagagctcccgctctgtgcggggtctggggaagggtgttagtggcaagtcttaccctcgcctatgcaatacgaggagaccgcgactcgaacccgggaccttccggtcacaggcggtaagactctaccgcttgcaccagacccGGTCACAGGGTGGGTGTACAGCCCAATGCATAATGATGGATAAATGCAAATAGTACTAGGTGGTAAGAAATCATGtgttccaagaacaagaaaggaaGACCTGAATACTGATTAAACTCTTTATCACAAATCAAGACTAAAGTTAATGCAGACCTGTACACCTCCGGGAAGGCAGAAAGAGAGGGTATCCTTGTACTTGAGTGGAAGAGGCTTCTCTGGAGGGTATGCATAAAGAACCTAAGGGAAAACAAATAAAATCAACACAAGGATTTATTTTTTGATAAACAATGGTACGCAGGTCCCTGCCACAATGTATTACTCATTAGATCAGACAACATGAAACAGTAGGTAAGATGAATGCTAACCTGTGGTTCCAAATTTGATATTGCGTGAACTTGGTGGCTATTGCTAAATAAATTTcttgatctctttccatcttCATCATTTCTCCCTAGAGCAATGTTTTCCAGCTCCTGGATATCTGCGTGAGGTGGAAGCCCAACAATCACTATGCTCTCGAACAGATGTGATGGTTCTCTGATGCACCTATCACCCTGTTCCAAGAAACAACTTTGAGAGGTATGTACACCAACCACAACAACATAGACATTCAAGCACTAACTATTGCGTCATGCCGTCATGCAACTGTAATTATCACATATGAACTCAGTGAGAGTAAGAGAGTAAAGAAAATAGCATCCCTATAGTTAATGCAAAGTTTAAGCGCTATGATAGTAAGAGAGAATGAACAAACTCCAATTTCCAGATCATTTAAAAAACTAATATCAAACTGGGGTCTAGTTAACCATGTTTCACTCTTTCCTAGCAAATAGAACAGCAGGGCTGTTAGGAGTAATCTTGTCACATAGGCATATTAGTGTTAGACATGCTATAGGCCTAGATGGTTCCTGGATCATGAGAGAGCTACATGAAGACAGCAGCTCTGAAATTTCTAGTGCTAGCTAGTTGAGTTGGTCAACTTGAAGTTACCACTGcaggaagcaacaagcaaactgCTGGGGTGAAAAATAGAGCAAATTAAATTTTACTTCTAATAACTGTAACAGCTGGTTGCTTAGCCAGCAAGTAGGGTAATGTGAGCTGTGTACTATTAGGTCGGTTGCTGTAGCAGTACTGTAGTAACCATCCGCCCTTGAAAGTCCTACAAAAGGGACAGGATATGGCGCAAGGTTAAGTGAACATGTACAGATTCTACCCAAACCTATCCTACAGAACATTTCCACGAGAGAGACTTCCTGTCCTGCAGCAATTGATCAATTTCAGAGCAAAAGTTACCACTTCAACTCGCATGGAGAGTCATGACAGCAGCAGTGATGGAGCTTCCaatgaacagttcaaattttttaGAGGCATATACAGAGAACATCTGTATCCTCTCTAGCTATGTTCTTCCTCCTCCTGCCTCACTCTCTTCCTTCTACCAGAAGCTTCTTCGTGATGTATCTCTGATCCTGATCTAATCCCCATGCTTGCTTCGAATTCCATTCTTCTAAAGGTTGTAATTTGAACCTCAAATATGTTACACTCGTGTTCTGCTTATGAATTAGGGGTTGGCAGTTGGGGTTGCTAACACAGGAAAACTCCTGTGTAGGAGAGAGTTTGAGATATAGAGAAGAGAGAGCTTGGTTCTGAACATGAAGCTAGTATATGGTGTCTAGTAAGCTAGTGTGCATGTGTGATAGCATAGCTTGGTTGTGAAGATCAAGTGAGGTGTGTAAGCTTGTAGTGTGAAGCTATAAGATCAATATAGTACAAACTTGTGTTATTAGCTACTTGTGTGATTGTAAAAGAGAACAGGGGCTTCACATCAATCAATCCCAACTTACAGCTCTGACTAGTAAACTTAGTTATTTTGCATAGTGTGTACGACAACAAACAGACAATGAATGCCACATAGGTAGAGTGAGATACACACCAATGACTTCAGCTGGTACCTCGACCACTGCCGCTTTTGCGTTGTAAGCACTTCTGGATTGTAAGTTCCTGACAGGTCTGGTGAGGACGAAAACCCTTTCATGATTTTCGAAAATTGCTGCTGAAGCTTCTGCATTGGGCTGCCACTCTCGTCTTTGGATGAATACACTACAGATGGTCGTGCAGACTGTGCAGTGGCAGCCGAAGCCACAGCAATAAACGCTCTTGCAACCTCTTCGGTTGTTTGAATGAGGTTTGACGTGTTGAATTTAAGACCCTCTGACCCATCATTCTTGTCCACCATCCTAAATGCCTGGTAATCATGCAAGCACGAAGATTGCCATTTCAGTGGTGTGACCGAGAAAACGGAAATTAGTCATTATTCATTAGTCATCACATGTCATCAGGAAATATGAAGAACAAGCAAGAAATAATTCCAAGGTCACGTTCATGGTCCAGTTATAGCATCTATCCAACAAGCAAGCTGATAAGCCATGCTATCAGTGTCAGCTTAGGATCACCTAATTCCAATCATATAAAACTCCTGCCATCCACAGAACCTTTAGATGTTCACTTCTACTAAAAAACAGCAAAACATGGCAGCTAACCGGTAACGGAACAACATGAAACAAGCTATGTCTCAATCTAATATGCAGCCATAAAGCCACCTAACAACTAACTGCATGTACTTTGCAAAACTAAAAAGCTCCCCACTGAGAACACATCCCACTTTTCTGAGAGGATCACCCAAGAGCGATGGCGGAATCTCAAAAGTAACAACAAATCAAACGAAAGCACATAACCCTACACTGCTATTAGATTCCCCGCTCGCAGAGTGACAGGGACCAACTCTCTGGTGCCTGG encodes:
- the LOC136478190 gene encoding uncharacterized protein isoform X1, with the translated sequence MVDKNDGSEGLKFNTSNLIQTTEEVARAFIAVASAATAQSARPSVVYSSKDESGSPMQKLQQQFSKIMKGFSSSPDLSGTYNPEVLTTQKRQWSRYQLKSLGDRCIREPSHLFESIVIVGLPPHADIQELENIALGRNDEDGKRSRNLFSNSHQVHAISNLEPQVLYAYPPEKPLPLKYKDTLSFCLPGGVQVHAVERTPSFSELNEILLGQEQLKESNQSFVFRLQVADNSALYGCCVLVEEIVQRPSKLVSMLMNDKPIFPRRSRYVITTPRCYCILSRLPFFELHFGVLQSILMEERLEWLTDGVSMLTSLSLEESCENDICEGTEVTAQKQYLDSNTTDVDKSSESSMGVSSKELSDTDSSSGCRENQLDFVSKEQQQNSSCDKEQSDLKREIVTCCDVSEVSDHFVPEDTSSGESGVKHHELDSASGIQDESGAKNCDDSPKGNVDDEELDLFITDTILPLMRSRLCEDCESSPSSQGSPSEGRNFDTQESDSEEPSSIGDGDLVRHNNILQWAKAKKYGSLQVVCQYYQLQCPARGSSLTFHPLEHLHPLSFHRPGETVLHIAGSTIELRSRDTSLEVAEMRNSLFAEEESTALSTWAVASICGCLRLEHVMTLFAAALLEKQIVIVCSNLGMLSASVLSILPLIRPYRWHSLLMTVLPNDMMDFLDAPVPYIVGVQNKTSDVLNRLPNAVVIDANRNQIKSSSVPQLPQHRELLSALRPYHSILVGESYLARKRPVYECTDAQVEAAKGFLAVLRDYLDTLCSNLRSHTITNVQSNNDKVSLLLKESFIGSFPIRDRPFMKLFVDTQLFSVQTDLVLSFYQKD
- the LOC136478190 gene encoding uncharacterized protein isoform X2, whose protein sequence is MVDKNDGSEGLKFNTSNLIQTTEEVARAFIAVASAATAQSARPSVVYSSKDESGSPMQKLQQQFSKIMKGFSSSPDLSGTYNPEVLTTQKRQWSRYQLKSLGDRCIREPSHLFESIVIVGLPPHADIQELENIALGRNDEDGKRSRNLFSNSHQVHAISNLEPQVLYAYPPEKPLPLKYKDTLSFCLPGGVQVHAVERTPSFSELNEILLGQEQLKESNQSFVFRLQVADNSALYGCCVLVEEIVQRPSKLVSMLMNDKPIFPRRSRYVITTPRCYCILSRLPFFELHFGVLQSILMEERLEWLTDGVSMLTSLSLEESCENDICEGTEVTAQKQYLDSNTTDVDKSSESSMGVSSKELSDTDSSSGCRENQLDFVSKEQQQNSSCDKEQSDLKREIVTCCDVSEVSDHFVPEDTSSGESGVKHHELDSASGIQDESGAKNCDDSPKGNVDDEELDLFITDTILPLMRSRLCEDCESSPSSQGSPSEGRNFDTQESDSEEPSSIGDGDLVRHNNILQWAKAKKYGSLQVVCQYYQLQCPARGSSLTFHPLEHLHPLSFHRPGETVLHIAGSTIELRSRDTSLEVAEMRNSLFAEEESTALSTWAVASICGCLRLEHVMTLFAAALLEKQIVIVCSNLGMLSASVLSILPLIRPYRWHSLLMTVLPNDMMDFLDAPVPYIVGVQNKTSDVLNRLPNAVVIDANRNQIKSSSVPQLPQHRELLSALRPYHSILVGESYLARKRPVYECTDAQVEAAKGFLAVLRDYLDTLCSNLRSHTITNVQSNNDKLFVDTQLFSVQTDLVLSFYQKD
- the LOC136478190 gene encoding uncharacterized protein isoform X3 codes for the protein MLMNDKPIFPRRSRYVITTPRCYCILSRLPFFELHFGVLQSILMEERLEWLTDGVSMLTSLSLEESCENDICEGTEVTAQKQYLDSNTTDVDKSSESSMGVSSKELSDTDSSSGCRENQLDFVSKEQQQNSSCDKEQSDLKREIVTCCDVSEVSDHFVPEDTSSGESGVKHHELDSASGIQDESGAKNCDDSPKGNVDDEELDLFITDTILPLMRSRLCEDCESSPSSQGSPSEGRNFDTQESDSEEPSSIGDGDLVRHNNILQWAKAKKYGSLQVVCQYYQLQCPARGSSLTFHPLEHLHPLSFHRPGETVLHIAGSTIELRSRDTSLEVAEMRNSLFAEEESTALSTWAVASICGCLRLEHVMTLFAAALLEKQIVIVCSNLGMLSASVLSILPLIRPYRWHSLLMTVLPNDMMDFLDAPVPYIVGVQNKTSDVLNRLPNAVVIDANRNQIKSSSVPQLPQHRELLSALRPYHSILVGESYLARKRPVYECTDAQVEAAKGFLAVLRDYLDTLCSNLRSHTITNVQSNNDKVSLLLKESFIGSFPIRDRPFMKLFVDTQLFSVQTDLVLSFYQKD